A region of bacterium DNA encodes the following proteins:
- a CDS encoding carbohydrate porin — MKRAVMISCFSFLSVLVCTYSVPAQTLNTILAKLQTVEERLNEHEKNSGAEISKQIDKALAVRLASIESDRKSEQVQVKSNFAKVDSLAINTQIDSTIASLRSQIDLLQESVKEMKNTIENQADDESKAVAMAPQNNPLMTAAGMINHGDQAITTTSSIESVTPVNNSTMVEIDYTRSPLEIEHVYSGEYFSKIHGGMEKKNRGDYRGNFDLTVSASSEALGLWKGTTFSVDFQNGNGRGISESYVGDYQVLSNIDAGNFTQISEYTLCHSFAGNRFMIKLGKQDANEDFNVADNAGDFINSSFGIMPNVPLPTFPDPGLGISVFYTLSDNIQIKAGLFDGLSHGGSWGFNTAFSSHGESSSVMELSYGSSLLPFFKKRGTFKIGLWRHGGLYAPVAGTGSKSENLGGYCIYEQGILGYAESDHHHVDMFLQYGYADREISAIPNYAGIGFKADGLITGRPDDSMGIGAACALVNPEMKDMKGETAFEYYYQTTIMGKLTLQPDVQYIINPGGMYDNALVTGMRVYINF; from the coding sequence ATGAAAAGAGCAGTTATGATTTCTTGTTTTTCGTTTCTGTCTGTACTTGTCTGTACATATTCGGTTCCGGCTCAGACGTTGAATACTATTCTGGCCAAGCTCCAGACGGTAGAAGAACGTCTCAACGAGCACGAAAAAAACTCCGGAGCTGAAATATCGAAGCAGATCGATAAAGCTCTTGCAGTCAGACTCGCATCAATCGAGTCTGACCGAAAAAGCGAGCAGGTGCAGGTGAAGTCGAATTTTGCGAAGGTGGACAGCCTTGCCATCAATACCCAGATCGATTCTACGATAGCCTCTCTCAGGTCTCAAATCGACCTCCTGCAGGAAAGCGTTAAGGAAATGAAAAATACCATAGAAAATCAGGCTGATGACGAGAGCAAAGCTGTCGCAATGGCACCACAAAATAATCCTCTCATGACGGCTGCAGGCATGATAAACCACGGAGATCAGGCAATTACAACTACCAGTTCTATCGAATCGGTTACACCAGTAAACAATTCGACAATGGTCGAAATTGATTATACCCGGTCTCCTTTGGAAATCGAGCATGTTTATTCCGGTGAGTATTTTTCCAAAATTCACGGGGGTATGGAAAAAAAGAACCGGGGAGATTATCGGGGTAACTTTGATCTGACTGTTTCGGCAAGCAGCGAAGCGCTGGGACTTTGGAAAGGTACAACATTCAGCGTTGACTTTCAGAACGGCAATGGCAGAGGTATAAGCGAATCGTATGTTGGTGACTACCAGGTTCTCAGTAATATCGATGCGGGTAACTTTACCCAGATAAGCGAATACACTCTCTGTCATTCTTTTGCCGGTAACCGGTTCATGATAAAACTCGGCAAACAGGATGCGAATGAGGATTTCAATGTCGCTGACAACGCGGGCGATTTTATCAATTCTTCATTTGGTATCATGCCGAATGTCCCCCTTCCGACTTTCCCCGATCCCGGGCTTGGAATATCGGTATTCTACACTCTTTCTGACAACATACAAATTAAAGCGGGACTCTTCGACGGCCTTAGTCATGGAGGTTCGTGGGGATTTAACACCGCTTTCAGTTCCCACGGGGAAAGCAGTTCGGTCATGGAATTATCATATGGTTCGAGCCTTCTGCCGTTCTTTAAAAAACGGGGCACATTCAAAATTGGACTCTGGCGTCACGGCGGTCTGTATGCACCTGTTGCAGGAACTGGAAGCAAATCGGAGAACCTTGGCGGATATTGTATCTATGAACAGGGGATTTTGGGTTATGCTGAATCTGATCATCACCATGTAGATATGTTTTTGCAGTATGGATATGCTGACAGGGAAATAAGCGCCATACCAAATTATGCAGGAATCGGATTCAAAGCAGACGGTCTCATTACGGGACGTCCTGATGACAGTATGGGTATCGGAGCAGCATGTGCGCTTGTTAACCCTGAAATGAAAGACATGAAAGGAGAAACAGCATTTGAATACTATTACCAGACAACCATAATGGGTAAACTGACATTACAGCCCGATGTACAATATATTATTAATCCCGGAGGTATGTATGACAATGCACTCGTAACCGGTATGCGGGTATATATTAATTTTTAA
- a CDS encoding methyl-accepting chemotaxis protein — protein sequence MFTNMKLSAKMTLMGAGIVFALGILGFIVYHSNSTIKATMEISDEMTSENNIVQDTRESELRMISLVRAALLDREDGEIESGRMNTITQSVETIKKNLAEIEKLADNDVEKVNLKIASDNLDLLTKIIQEDLVKLIALYKNKDTDLAKLEQQVQVLDSQIEEYGNKTEESLGKIEEYTSGEMNKASTGLDNAIATSSTLALITFVLSVVGIILVFTLFARGIIKSLNNVIEGLTAGAEQVASASRQVSASSQQLAEGASEQASSLEETSSSIEEIASMGRQNAENSNQAKTMMNEARKIVEKVDNQIRGLVEATEKIEKSSVETGKIIKTIDEIAFQTNLLALNAAVEAARAGEAGAGFAVVADEVRNLAMRASEAAKNTSVLIENTINAVKTGSELTSSTMEAFKENSEISEKIGKLVDEIAAASNEQAQGLVQINTAISQMDQVTQTTAANSEESASASEELTSQASELNSMVEMLVVIVGGSNGNGNGRGAIARDDHPKKHSAVSTKLNTHNPAPRALLKTKLKTHAKVVKANDVIPLDEEEFEAF from the coding sequence ATGTTCACAAACATGAAACTTTCAGCGAAAATGACCCTGATGGGCGCAGGCATTGTCTTTGCTCTCGGGATACTCGGATTTATCGTGTACCATTCCAATTCGACCATCAAGGCAACAATGGAAATCAGCGACGAGATGACCAGTGAAAACAATATCGTCCAGGATACCAGAGAAAGCGAACTCCGTATGATCAGCCTTGTGAGAGCGGCGCTTCTTGACAGGGAAGATGGTGAAATTGAATCAGGAAGAATGAATACTATTACCCAGTCCGTGGAAACGATAAAAAAGAATCTCGCCGAAATAGAAAAATTAGCGGATAATGACGTGGAAAAAGTAAATCTTAAAATAGCCAGCGATAATCTCGATCTCCTGACGAAGATAATTCAGGAAGATTTGGTTAAACTTATTGCACTCTACAAAAACAAGGATACCGACCTTGCGAAACTTGAACAGCAGGTGCAGGTTCTCGATTCCCAAATTGAGGAATATGGCAATAAAACAGAAGAGAGTCTTGGTAAAATCGAAGAATACACGTCCGGGGAGATGAATAAGGCCTCCACAGGTCTTGACAATGCGATTGCGACATCCTCCACGCTGGCACTCATCACGTTCGTGCTCTCTGTCGTCGGCATTATCCTCGTATTCACCCTCTTTGCGCGTGGTATTATTAAATCACTCAACAACGTTATCGAGGGTTTGACGGCGGGAGCAGAACAAGTTGCATCAGCATCACGTCAGGTTTCCGCATCAAGCCAGCAGCTTGCCGAGGGCGCCAGCGAACAGGCGTCGAGTCTCGAAGAAACCTCATCGTCCATTGAGGAAATAGCCTCCATGGGCCGTCAGAATGCGGAGAATTCCAACCAGGCCAAGACTATGATGAATGAGGCGCGGAAGATAGTTGAGAAGGTGGATAACCAGATACGCGGCCTGGTCGAAGCTACTGAAAAGATCGAAAAGTCGAGTGTGGAAACCGGTAAAATCATTAAAACCATTGATGAAATTGCCTTCCAGACTAACCTGCTGGCGCTTAATGCTGCGGTCGAGGCCGCACGCGCTGGAGAGGCCGGTGCCGGATTCGCAGTTGTTGCTGACGAGGTGAGGAACCTGGCTATGAGAGCCTCAGAAGCGGCAAAAAACACCTCCGTCCTGATCGAAAACACCATCAACGCTGTCAAGACCGGAAGCGAGCTCACCAGCTCGACCATGGAAGCGTTTAAAGAAAACTCAGAGATATCGGAGAAGATAGGGAAACTAGTCGACGAAATCGCAGCCGCTTCAAACGAACAGGCGCAGGGGCTTGTACAGATTAACACGGCTATTTCACAGATGGACCAGGTGACGCAAACAACCGCTGCCAATTCCGAGGAATCGGCTTCTGCCAGCGAAGAGCTCACTTCTCAGGCCTCAGAGCTCAATTCCATGGTCGAGATGCTTGTTGTTATTGTCGGAGGGAGCAACGGTAACGGTAACGGGCGTGGAGCCATTGCACGGGACGATCATCCGAAAAAGCACTCAGCCGTAAGTACCAAACTGAATACGCATAATCCGGCTCCGCGGGCGTTGCTTAAAACGAAGTTGAAAACCCATGCGAAGGTTGTCAAGGCCAATGATGTAATTCCGTTGGATGAAGAAGAGTTTGAAGCGTTCTAA